The following are encoded together in the Arcticibacterium luteifluviistationis genome:
- a CDS encoding RNA polymerase sigma factor, producing MTDKDIIEGIKAGGLAENRAIEQLYEQNKMLLLGFLRKFNNQENAKEPEDIIWEGIEALVNNVRNGKYSFKEGVALNSYLKSILKNLWFKQLSSESARLNRQHTYFDQDQVEPDVYQLLSDKETWDNYLQIFEKIGKNCKRILHSVFGLGYTIKELGAELVAEGVYDNEQVLRNAKSKCLKKLMQVITDTRFR from the coding sequence TTGACTGATAAAGATATAATTGAAGGTATTAAGGCAGGTGGCCTTGCTGAGAATAGAGCTATTGAACAGCTCTATGAACAGAATAAGATGTTGCTTCTAGGCTTTCTCAGAAAATTCAATAATCAGGAGAATGCCAAAGAACCAGAAGATATTATTTGGGAAGGAATAGAGGCTCTAGTTAATAATGTCAGGAATGGAAAATATTCTTTTAAGGAAGGGGTTGCCTTGAATTCTTACCTAAAAAGCATCTTAAAGAATTTATGGTTTAAACAATTGAGTTCGGAGTCTGCTAGATTAAATCGTCAGCATACTTATTTTGACCAAGACCAAGTAGAACCTGATGTGTATCAATTATTATCAGATAAAGAAACGTGGGACAATTATCTTCAAATTTTTGAGAAAATAGGAAAAAATTGCAAAAGGATATTACATTCTGTCTTCGGACTCGGATATACTATAAAAGAACTTGGAGCTGAACTTGTAGCTGAAGGCGTTTATGATAACGAACAAGTACTTAGAAACGCAAAAAGCAAATGCTTAAAAAAACTGATGCAAGTAATTACAGATACCAGATTTCGTTGA
- a CDS encoding CHAT domain-containing protein has translation MKIYLIILSLALSFALEAQDLVFSTHSNYPSKIIDSLNNGRIEPYQARAKLISYQSWAKRKGKVSEAIDNYYYLPWTFYAEANYNEVIKTYQKGIKEALEFTSTPIDTIRFKLLSDLGSLYLVENNLVENLSMAYQLYKSNIEIEKSVPTNLLSLLNNYAYYHQLNGDWEQSVIYLKEAQRIGKTYLKDPELLSYVYRNLGRAYYFLNQKTETEKYYLLAVQTSKEALNKAKGLYDLGILYQETNRPVKAETSFHNSISTITHSGFAKKPLGQIVVQRNQLGLAKSSISRGDYNSALKKVLLVKQNPISILEQLDAILIQLEIPNHNLDTLYEAGLVLSNTNLTNYTSISPNHTTAFLYKKAEKTKAISDYQNLVNWLSHVRQNNIGSQAKFRVSAEVHDLTSEVLKYANSQNAFEFLELTKAAELLEINRRINIKEPFVKELAHLDRKISSLSIKATEYGLDSTLSLKIRQAQIEQSILSQKIKKENPTYYQENYFWKPAETEEIQKKLKPKELLISYFMDETDIYIYVIKNNKKGIIKLQKDTEFDNRLLSFINNISLNPGLGVYNSDSEAQFFYSKLIEPISDYLKGVEDLTIIRDGLLNILPYEVLAYATDSYLLEKYSITYNYSSTLALEQRVKKHLSDLTNILAFAPYTNQGWTSSLFRNKSLGQLPFSDSEVNQIDGTVYKNENATKIKFLENYQKHGIIHFATHAQMDDTDPSKSFIAFFPDSSDYKLYTEELYNLSLKNTQLVVLSACEAGGGKLQKGEGLMSLARGFAYAGCPAVITTLWKANDQSTAWLSERLHHYLSKGWNKAKALRQAKLDFRASDIGQEFDHPYYWANFILIGSDEPLEKTFWQLYKWWLIGSMFIVLILIGAWRIKKT, from the coding sequence ATGAAGATTTATCTAATCATATTATCCCTTGCCCTGAGTTTCGCTTTAGAAGCTCAGGACTTGGTGTTTTCTACTCATAGTAATTACCCATCTAAAATAATCGACTCTTTAAACAATGGTCGTATTGAGCCATATCAAGCTAGGGCAAAACTAATATCCTATCAAAGCTGGGCTAAGAGAAAAGGCAAAGTTTCTGAAGCTATTGATAATTATTACTACCTGCCATGGACTTTTTATGCAGAGGCGAATTATAATGAGGTTATTAAAACATATCAAAAAGGCATTAAGGAAGCTTTAGAGTTCACAAGCACGCCTATTGATACTATTCGGTTTAAGCTACTTTCTGATTTGGGTTCTCTTTATTTAGTTGAGAACAATTTAGTTGAAAACCTTTCAATGGCTTATCAGTTATATAAGTCAAATATTGAAATTGAAAAAAGTGTACCAACAAATCTACTGAGCCTCTTAAATAATTATGCCTATTACCACCAATTAAATGGCGATTGGGAACAAAGTGTCATTTATTTAAAAGAAGCTCAAAGAATAGGAAAAACATACCTTAAAGACCCAGAATTACTTTCATATGTTTATCGAAATTTAGGCCGAGCTTACTATTTTCTAAACCAGAAAACCGAAACAGAAAAATATTACTTGCTAGCGGTTCAAACATCAAAAGAAGCCCTAAACAAGGCCAAAGGACTTTATGATTTAGGAATATTATATCAGGAGACTAATAGGCCAGTAAAAGCAGAAACAAGTTTTCATAACTCCATAAGTACCATTACTCATTCAGGGTTTGCTAAAAAGCCTCTTGGCCAAATAGTAGTCCAAAGAAACCAACTCGGTCTTGCCAAATCATCAATTTCAAGAGGTGATTACAATTCTGCGTTGAAAAAAGTCTTATTAGTAAAACAAAATCCAATTAGCATATTAGAACAACTGGATGCAATTCTAATTCAATTAGAAATTCCAAATCACAATCTGGACACATTGTATGAAGCTGGCCTAGTTTTAAGCAATACTAATTTGACTAATTATACCAGTATATCTCCAAATCACACAACCGCTTTTCTTTATAAAAAAGCAGAAAAAACTAAAGCAATTTCCGACTACCAGAATTTAGTTAACTGGCTTTCTCACGTACGTCAAAACAATATAGGTTCTCAAGCAAAATTTAGAGTTTCAGCAGAGGTTCATGATTTAACTTCGGAGGTTTTAAAATATGCTAATTCCCAAAATGCTTTTGAGTTTTTGGAATTAACTAAAGCAGCAGAACTTTTAGAAATAAATAGACGAATAAATATAAAGGAACCTTTTGTGAAAGAATTGGCACATTTAGACAGAAAAATAAGTTCTCTTTCCATTAAGGCTACAGAATACGGATTGGATTCAACTCTCTCCCTAAAAATAAGACAGGCACAAATAGAACAAAGTATTTTAAGTCAAAAAATAAAAAAAGAAAACCCCACATACTATCAGGAAAACTATTTCTGGAAACCAGCTGAAACAGAGGAAATCCAAAAAAAACTTAAACCAAAAGAGCTCTTAATTTCCTATTTCATGGATGAAACTGATATCTACATTTATGTTATAAAGAATAATAAAAAGGGAATCATAAAACTTCAAAAAGATACCGAATTTGACAACAGACTTTTAAGCTTTATTAATAATATAAGTTTAAACCCTGGCTTGGGAGTTTATAACTCCGATTCAGAAGCTCAATTCTTTTATAGCAAGTTGATTGAACCTATATCTGATTACTTAAAGGGCGTTGAGGATTTAACAATCATTAGAGATGGACTCTTAAATATACTTCCCTATGAAGTTTTAGCGTACGCTACAGATAGCTATTTATTAGAAAAATATTCCATCACTTATAACTACTCATCCACTTTGGCTTTAGAGCAAAGAGTAAAAAAACACTTAAGTGATTTGACAAATATTCTTGCTTTCGCCCCATATACAAATCAAGGCTGGACCTCAAGCTTATTTAGAAATAAAAGCTTGGGCCAATTGCCTTTTTCGGACAGCGAGGTAAACCAAATTGACGGAACAGTTTACAAAAACGAAAATGCCACAAAAATCAAATTCTTAGAAAACTACCAAAAGCATGGCATAATCCATTTTGCCACCCATGCTCAAATGGACGACACCGACCCTTCCAAATCCTTTATAGCTTTCTTTCCAGATAGTTCCGACTATAAACTTTATACCGAAGAACTCTATAATTTATCGCTTAAAAACACGCAATTGGTGGTGTTATCTGCCTGTGAAGCTGGCGGCGGAAAACTTCAAAAAGGCGAAGGTTTAATGTCGCTTGCCAGAGGATTTGCTTACGCTGGATGCCCTGCAGTAATCACCACCTTGTGGAAAGCAAACGACCAGAGCACCGCTTGGCTTTCTGAAAGGCTACACCATTACCTGAGTAAAGGTTGGAACAAAGCAAAAGCATTACGTCAGGCGAAATTAGACTTTAGGGCATCCGACATTGGTCAAGAATTTGACCATCCTTACTATTGGGCTAACTTTATTTTAATAGGCAGTGATGAACCATTAGAAAAGACATTTTGGCAGCTTTACAAATGGTGGCTAATTGGAAGTATGTTTATAGTCCTAATACTAATTGGGGCCTGGAGAATTAAGAAAACCTAA